The Mauremys reevesii isolate NIE-2019 linkage group 22, ASM1616193v1, whole genome shotgun sequence genomic interval GGGCAGGAGACACATGCAAAAATttggaagggggctggggcatcACTGCCCCAAACCCTGCCTCCGTGCACCCCCCCGGCCTGTATTTGGGGTGTCAAGGGGGAGCTGCCCCCTCTGtaccccccacgcacacacagAAGTAGCACAAAGGCGCGTCTTTCCCAAGGCCTTGCCACGGAGTTGTCGCAGGCAggcgcggggtggggggaagggaagtgggacccccccacacacaccccaggaccAAGGGATGAGGTGATGGAGCCGCTGGAGGCTGCAGAATAAAACTCTGGAGTTAGAAGAAAAAATGGGGGGTTTTGTCTGTGTCATTCAGGAGAtggtccatccatcccccccccccccccgccttgccCTGCTGAGCCGGGGGGGCCACctgcccctctagggggcaccagctcccagTCGGCCTGGCTGGctcgggagggggtgggggtgtgatccccccctcccagctccgccggtgcccctcactcccgacctgcagcccctgccagccccccccccccccggtagtTCCCTGAGCCCTGGGTCAGATGCCCCGGCCAACAGGCAGGGGGCCCAGCAAGACCCTGGGGGCAGATGAGGGGGGCAGCCGGGCGCTTGCTGCTCCGGCTCCGTGGGCCCCCGGTTCTGCTCCCGGCCGTGTCCGTGGATGTCGCGTGGCCGCAGGCCAGGCCCGGCTCAGCGTCCGAGCTCCCCAGGCCAGAGGGGACCCCCCCGTATCCCACGGACCGGAGAACGTCCCTCCCCCATCCGGCCCCAGCGCTGAGCCGTGCAGAGACCCGGCCCAACGGGCAGGGACGGAGCAGGGCCCGGTGGCTAATTCCTCGTGCCCGCCGACGCCGACGCCTTCGTGCCAGGCTGACGTTATCCCGCTGCAAGCTCCAGCCATGGGCTGGGGTTCGCCCGGCCGCTGCTGGCCTGTGGGGCCCGGCCGTAAACATCTGCCCCCCCGCTGTGGGCACCTGgcgctcccccctgccccctgcactgGGGGCCCCGGACCCAGCCATGCCCCCGCCATGACAAGTGACTTGAGGCTGGGAGGCGTCAGCAACCTCcagccatttccccccccccagttcatCCCGGCCCCCCGCCAAGGCCCCGACCATCTCAGTCCCCACCCCGCACTGCCCAGCCGCTTCAtgcccccccactgcccaccccTCTGCCAGGGTCCTGACCCCCCGGTGAGACAAAGGACGCCAATTAGatcatttaaaaatagatttatttACAGGGCAGGTCACCAGGGGGAGGCCCCTCGCCCACCCTGGGGGAGGGCTGCGGGGGGTTAACaaggcagagagaggggcagggatggggaagaacagatggggaggggctgctgcctTTGGATCCACCCCAGCACGGCAGGATCCTGGGATCTGCTCCAGGTTGGCACAACAGGATCCCAGCATCAGCTCCCACATGGTACCTGGGATCCCGGGATCCACTCCCGCACTGCACGGTAGGATCCCGGGATCCACTCCCGCAGTGCACGGTAGGATCCCGGGATCCACTCCCGCACTGCACGGTAGGATCCCAGGATCCACTCCCGCACTGCACGGTAGGATCCCGGGATCCACTCCCGCACACCATGGTAGGAACCCGGGATCCACTCCGCAGTATCCACTCCCGCAGTGCAGTGGGATCCCGGGATCCACTCCACACCACGGTAGGAACCCGGGATCCACTCCCGCAGTGCACGGTGGGATCCCGGGATCCACTCCCGCACACCACGGTAGGAACCCGGGATCCACTCCCGCAGTGCACGGTGGGATCCCGGGATCCACTCCCGCACACCACAGTAGGATCCCGGGATCCACTCCCGCACTGCACAGTAGGATCCCGGGATCCACTCCCGCACTGCACAGTAGGATCCCGGGATCCACTCCCGCACACCACGGTAGGATCCCGGGATCCACTCCCGCAGTGCACGGTGGGATCCCGGGATCCACTCCCGCAGTGCACGGTGGGATCCCGGGATCCACTCCCACAGTGCACGGTGGGATCCCGGGATCCACTCCCGCACACCACGGTAGGATCCCGGGATCCACTCCCGCACACCACGGTAGGATCCCGGGATCCACTCCCCATTCTGGCCCAATGGCCAATACATGGTTAGATAAATTCCCTAGGCTGGAAATCTCCAAGCCACGTCAGTCGCCAGCCAGGCCTGGGTCCCCGCTGGctccccccagccacacaccCCCCCCAACAGCTCCGTCCTTGCCCCACAGGAAGCTAAACGGCTCAACCGCCCCACGTTGCGGCTTCGGGACGGTGGCTGCACTAGAGTGTGGCAGCTGGCGACCCCCGTGAGGGAGGCGCGGGGGGTAAAAACAGGGCCAGGGCCTCTCCCCCACAGCAGAGAACAGCTGAAAACCCAGCGAGCCAGCAGAGAGAGCACAGGGGGTCCAACACTCGGCAGCACGTCGTCTGCTCATGAGTGACTTGTGGTTCACTCGTGGGTTACACGTGGCTCACTCATGACTTTCTCCTATTTTCACACGTGACTGATCCATGGTTTACACGTGGGCTACGTGTGGTTTACTCACATGTTGCGTGTGTTTTATTCATGGCTCATCTACGCGTGTTCGACTCATCGTTGGCACGTCTCAGCTGCGGCAGCGCCAGAGCCCATTCCCCGGCAGCCTCCTGGCCTCCCCGTGCTTGGCTCCAGGCTCAGCCATGGCGCGTGGATGGGTTTGGTGGAGCTCGGCCTCCGGGAAGCCGCTCCTGGGTGCCTCGCCAGTGTCTCACAGGTCGTCCAAAGTGCCTGATGCACCAGGCGGAGATGGCCAGAGCCGAGGGGCCTCGCCAGTGAAAACCAGCATGATTGCGACGGTTCAAAACCACCccgaggggaaggaggagggtcaCCCCAGAGAGGCGGACGACACTGCCTTTCATGCACAAAAGGGTCTGTTGGACGTGGCCCCGTTATCTCGCTAATTGGCCAACAATTGCCGTCCAATtacacccccctcccacccccattcaaCTGACGACAACTTCCCTGACACAGGAGTCTTGCTCCATTAACGCCAGCATTGACGGCGTCCCCCGATCTACAGCGCGGGGACAGAAATTCAGCGCTCGTCACCGTGCTACTGCCTCCAATCGCTCTCTGAATCTCACCCCTAAATCCAGGGAGGTCACTTCCACCCCGTCCATTTCCCCCACTTCCATTGTAAAAGCCCCCCCTCTTCCCCGTTCAAAAATAGAAccattttatatattaaaaaagacGGCCCGGCAGGTAATTAGCGCCGAGCCCTGTAGATTTGTATATGATCAATGCACATAGCTCAATAATATCAATATACTCTCTGAAAAATAGAAAGGGGCTGGGAATCCCGTGGAGCGCTAAAGAAATGACATTCGGGTATTTCAGCCCCTTGGGATGGCCCCACAAAAATATAGCTCTATATCTTGAGCAAGAAGCTCACAGCCCCGGAAAATTTTGGTATCAAAACAAGACGACAAGGCAGCCCTCTCCCGTATGATGCAGTGCAGGCCCCGTGGGACTAACAGGAAGTCAACAGCAGTGAGAAGGGCGGGACTTCCTTCTTTGCCCCGTCCACAGAATAGGTGGCCTTTGACTCACAGGAAGTAGATGAGACATTAATAAGGCGGGACATCCTCCTTTGCCACGTCCACAGAATGAGGTGGCCTTTGATTCGCAGGAGAGGTTAATAAGGCGGGACGTCCTCCTTCGGCACTTCCCCAGAATCGGGGCACTTTGAACAGGAAGTAGCAGAGTGGAAACAGGGCAGAACTTCCTTTGCGGAGCTCGTGGGCCAGCACGAAGTCAAGGGAGCCCCTGGCGACTGTCCTCAAAAGGCGGGACTTCCCTTCCCGGGCAACAAATGGGAGACAAATGAAGGAACCCTCCCTATGAAAGGGGTGAGGGGCGGGACTCCTCTGCGGCCATTTCCACGGTGACCTTTGAtcgtcaggaaataaatcaaggaAACGGGCTTTGCAAGGAGGGAACCAACCCCTGAAATCAGCGGGCGGGACTTCCCTCCTGGCCGTTTCCATGGTGACGAACAGGCAACCTTCGACCGACAGGAGGGAATTAGGGCGGGACTTCCTCTGCCTGCCGCTTCTATGGCAACTCGAGGAGGTGACCTTTGACCTCCAGGAAAGTAAATCAAGAAACAAGAAGCGAAGAGCAGGGCTTCTTCCTCCACCGGACCCACGGGGATGAGCGGCGggtgtgatgtcagcaaacaaagATGGccgacaccccctgccccagccaaaaCAAACATGGCCGACCCGGCTGCCCTCTCGAAACAAAGATGGCCGACGCCGAGCCCGCACAACGAGGGGCTACGAGGAGGCCACGGCTGTGGGCGGGCGATTTCCGGGGCACCCCGCGCCTGGAGGCCCTGGGTAATAAATAAAATCAGCCCCACAACTAGCGGCCGAACCACCCCTCAGTCCCCGAGGGACGTATCCTTCCACGTCGGAAATACACcctgagccccccggactgggATTAAACACAACGACCCCAGAAAAACGGGGTCAGAGCTGCAAGGCCGAGTGAGCACCAAGGGGAATGTCCCACATTGCGCCCCCTAGGGGCGAAATGGCGGCGTGCTCCGGCTCCCATTTAAAACGAGCCAGCAGGCGCATCCCACCGCTGACACCAAGCAGGGCTCTTGGTCGGAAGCAGGACACAGCCGTATCCAGCCGCCCTGGTGAACAGTCCCACAGGGCTGGGCCAAGAATCCAGGTGCGGAACGGGCGCTCCCCCAGCCGGCTCCGCCAGCAGCGGAGagagacggacggacggacggactcACGGCTTCTGGGGCCCCGGGGACAGCACGACCGGAGTGGAGAGTCCGTCCACACTCAGCGAGGGGATGTGGATTTGCCCGCCAGAGTTAGAGGGAAACTGCGGGGAGAAGTGGGGGAGTGACCTACTGACCAgacccctcactcctgacccataGGCCCCCCAACTAGCCCAGCCatccgctccccccagccctgccggtgcccctcactcccgacccgcagccccccgctagcccagccctgggctccctcctccctccccgagcccctccctcccgacccgcataCCTGGAAGGAGAGcttggcagggctgtgtggggcgatggGGCTCAGGGTGCTCCAGAAGTGGATGGTgggtggcagggagctgggggtcagCAGGACGGGGGTCTGCACAGGAGAGGCgggtggtgagagagagagagagagagagagaaaccccatCTCCCGTccaaccccagctccctccccacaaccccttctgcccaccccttccccacctccaatCCTCCGGCCCCTGCaggccctccccccaccacagatccctcccccctgccccacagccgcTCACTAGCGCGTGCGTGGAGATCACGGTGGTGGGCGTCAGCCCGCTGCCTGCTCCCCCGCCGGGCGCCAACAGGGAGCCGCCGGCCGCGCTGATCTTCTCCTGCCCGGGCAGGGAGGGCAGCGCCAGGTCCTTCGGCTTCCGCCCCTTTGGGCCGTGCCCCTCGCTGGGGGCCCCCCCaggcacctcctcccccttctcctcctgcggcccctcccccgccgggaGCTCCGCCTCCGTCCCCCTGGGGGTCTCTTCGGCAGGTGGGGCTTCCTGCTTCACCCCCGAGTCGATCAGAACCAGGAGCGGGGACCCCTCCGCGTCCCCCTGTGCCTCCACTTTCACCACCACCGGCCGCAGCCCCGGGTCCCGCGGCGGCGGCGCCTctggcggggggcgctctgcatcCAGGGGCTCCGGCCCCACAAAGACCTGGGGGCAAGATGGAGAAATGCAGCTagtgctggggcggggcagctggggaacagccgcacgtaacgcccagcgctgagatgcagccagctctggggtggggcgacGGGGCCAGCTCACCTGCAGGGGTTCGCTCTCGTCTGCTGCTTCGATGCTGATCTCCAGCTGGGGAATCTCCTCCATCTTCCCGGGGGCCAGGTCGGGGGGGTCCAGGGGCTCGCTGCAGAGGGCGGGGGGGTCCTGGCGGGGTGCTCGCCCGGGGGGGGCCGCCTGCAGTGACTGGATGGTGAAGGTGGAGTACAGACCCGAGCGCATGTACTCGTTACGGCTACTCCGGGGGATGCTCCCCCCACGCAAGGACTTGGGGGGCCcggagctcccctcccccggctgaGACTCGGCCAGCGCCGGCTCCACCCGCCGGAGCGTCCCTTCCTCCCGGGCCCCCTCCACGCCGGCTGGCTCCGGGTACGAGACAAATTTATAGACAAACTTCTGCCCGTTGACCTTCCGGATGATGTTCTGGAAAGAGAGAGGATAGaatggggggggctgggagccaggactcctgggttctctccccggctctgggaggggagtggggtctggtggttagagcagggggctgggagccaggactcctgggttctctccccggctctgggaggggagtggggtctggtggttagagcagggggctgggagccaggactcctgggttctctccccggctctgggaggggagtggggtctggtggttagagcagggggctgggagccaggactcctgggttctctccccagctccgggcggggagtggggtctggtggttagagcagggggggctgggtgccaggactcctgggtcctctccccagctctgggaggggagtgggggctggtggttagagcaggggggctgggagccaggactcctgggttctctccccggctctgggaggggagtgggggctggtggttagagcagggggggctgggtgccaggactcctgggtcctctccctggctctgggcaggggtggcccggacgcctgggtcccggcTCACCTTGTCGTAGTAGTAGCGCAGGGCGCGGCTGAGCTTGTCGTAGTTCATGTTGGTTTTGTTCTTACGCAGCCCCCAGAGCCGGGCGACCTCCTCGGCGTCCACCAGCTTGAACTCGCCGTCGTCCGACGTCCACGCGATCAGGTGCCCGTTGCtctgctgctccagcagctgcagcaggaacTGCCAGAGCGTCACCGAGGGGTCCATGActgcgggggatggggagagcgTGGGACAGGGACCTGAAACCCCGCCCTGGcaccgccggtgcccctcactcccgacccgcagctcccCCGCACTGGGcaccgccagtgcccctcactcccgacccacagcccccccccactgggcaccgccggtgcccctcactcccgacctacAGCCCTCCCCACTGGGCACCGCCGgtgaccctcactcccgacccacagccccccccactGGGCACCgccgtgccctcactcccgacccacagccccccactgggcaccgccggtgcccctcactcccgacccccagccccccccgcacTGGGCACCGccagtgccctcactcccgacccgcagccccacggGGCACCGCCGGTGAcccgcactcccgacccgcagcccccccccctgggcagtgccggtgcccctcactcccgacccgccgccccccccgcccggcaccgcccgtgcccctcactcccgacccacagcccccccccgcccggcaccgccggtgccccgcactcccgacccacacccccccaccccccgccccgggcactgctggtgcccctcactccagatccgcagcctcccccccagcTGGCTCCGCCAGTGCCCCCTCACTCCCTACCCACAGTCCCCCCACTCCTAAcccacagacctgccccccctccccaccgggCACCTCATTATTCTTCTCCCCACAAGGAAATTTCAGGATTTGGCCTAAAATAAGATTTTCTGCAGTTGGATCAAACCATGAACGCtcgagggggggcaggggggctgcgctggcgggggctgcgggtcgggagtgaggagcactcagcaccaggggggtgggggggcatctcCTCCTATGTCCCCAAGGTCCTAGTGCAGCCCtctgggtgctgtggggcagggagcagggcggggcggggggtgatCGGGGCACTGTAGGGCACAGAGTGGGTtgagaggctgggctgggggctctcccctggtaGTCTGGgcggggcactggggggtggCTTGGGGCTGGGCAGGTGTTactgggggtgctgtggggcagggagtggggcgagCAACTGGGCAGGGGGCCCTTGGGGTGCTGTTGGGCAGGGAGGGgcgagggctgggcagggggcgctgggggtgccgtggggcagggcggggtgaggggctggccaggggcgcCGGGGTGCcgtgggacagggagggggctgaggggctgGCCATGGGGCACCGGGGGTgccgtggggcaggcagggggtgaggggctggccagggggccccgggggtgccgtggggcagggaggggggcgaggggctggccagggggcgctgggggtgccgtggggcagggagATGTTCTGTGAGGTTTTTCCCCACCCGAGGGCGCCGGCCACTCACCTGTCAGCGCGGCCGCGGGGCCTGGAGATGGAGCAAGCGGCTCCATGGGACCCCCGACCCCCCAGGTCCGCGCCGGCCGGTTACTGGTCCCAGTGTCCGGTTACTGGTCCCAGTGGCTGGTCCCAGGCCGGTTACTGGTCCCAGTGGCTGGTCCCGGGCCAATTACTGGTCCCAGTGTCCGGTTACTGGTCCCCCGTGGCTGGTCTCTGGCCGGTTACTGGTCCCAGTGTCGTGTTACTGGTCCCCCATGGCTGGTCCCTGGCCGGTTACTGGTCCCAGTGTCCGGTTACTGGTCCCCCGTGGCTGGTCCCTGGCCGGTTACTGGTCCCAGTGTCCGGTTACTGGTCCCCCGTGGCTGGTCTCTGGCCGGTTACTGGTCCCAGTGTCGTGTTACTGGTCCCCCATGGCTGGTCCCTGGCCGGTTACTGGTCCCAGTGTCCGGTTACTGGTCCCCCGTGGCTGGTCCCTGGCCGGTTACTGGTCCCCCGTGGCTGGTCCCTGGCCGGTTACTGGTCCCAGTGTCGTGTTACTGGTCCCCCATGGCTGGTCCCTGGCCGGTTACTGGTCCCAGTGTCCGGTTACTGGTCCCCCGTGGCTGGTCCCTGGCCGGTTACTGGTCCCAGTGTCCGGTTACTGGTCTCCCGTGGCTGGTCCCTGGCCGGTTACTGGTCTCCCGTGGCTGGTCCCTGGCCGgttactggtcccagtacaaccAGCCACTGGTCCCAGCAGGTTCTCAGCTCCGCGCCGAGCGCCCCCCCAGCTGGCCGAGCTCCGCCGCATGCGCCTGCCGGGAAAGTCCCGGGTCCCGCGGCGCCGGCCGGGTGGGGGCCCCGGCCCCGGGTGGGGGCGGCGGCAGGTCCGGGGGCCGGGGGGCGCCGTGGCTCGGATCCAGCGAGACGGGGGATGCGGCGGCTGCTGACGGGGCCTGTCACATGcaccagggaagggggaggagggagcgggggggggaggggaaagggagaggggaggggctgggcccggacgcctgggttctctcctcgcCTGGGCGAGccgaacccctcccccccctcccccctctcttcccagagccggggagagaacccaggagtccgggctcctagacccccctgctctaaccaccagcccccactcccctcccagagccgggagagaacccaggagtccgggctacCAGCCCACTGGTCCCACCAGCCCCcgctgccctcccagagccggggagagaacccaggagtccggctccTTGCCCCACACTCAGCTCCCATGGATTCCGCCCTCGctcggggggctggctgggggtcccagctgggggcagagcagaggggccaggggggaCATGAGGGGGTCCCCGCACCCCCCGGCCAGGCCGCCGGAGACACAAAACCAGACACACGGAC includes:
- the ELK1 gene encoding ETS domain-containing protein Elk-1, producing MEPLAPSPGPAAALTVMDPSVTLWQFLLQLLEQQSNGHLIAWTSDDGEFKLVDAEEVARLWGLRKNKTNMNYDKLSRALRYYYDKNIIRKVNGQKFVYKFVSYPEPAGVEGAREEGTLRRVEPALAESQPGEGSSGPPKSLRGGSIPRSSRNEYMRSGLYSTFTIQSLQAAPPGRAPRQDPPALCSEPLDPPDLAPGKMEEIPQLEISIEAADESEPLQVFVGPEPLDAERPPPEAPPPRDPGLRPVVVKVEAQGDAEGSPLLVLIDSGVKQEAPPAEETPRGTEAELPAGEGPQEEKGEEVPGGAPSEGHGPKGRKPKDLALPSLPGQEKISAAGGSLLAPGGGAGSGLTPTTVISTHALTPVLLTPSSLPPTIHFWSTLSPIAPHSPAKLSFQFPSNSGGQIHIPSLSVDGLSTPVVLSPGPQKP